The genomic region GTACGAACAGCTTGAAAATCACCGTGATTATTTTGGCGGTGAGCGTATGGGCTTTAACCCAACGGCACGCTTTGAGTTAAACTCTGACACAACCGTTGATGTGTCTTACGAGTACATTAACCATGAGCGTTTCATTGACCGTGGTATCGCAACCGATGCTGACGGACAGCCAATCGAAGCATTAAAAGATGTTGTATTTGCAGATCCGAGCTTTAACCAACAGCAACTTGAAGCACACGTTTTCAGAGCTAACGTAGAGCACCAATTTAGCGATTACGTTAAAGGTAACTTTAATGCCTTTTACGGTGACTACGATAAGCTTTACCAAAACTTTTATGCAGCAGGCTTTGATGCCGATGCGGACATCGTAACCTTAGATGGTTATGTGGATACCACACAACGTGACAACCTAATCTTGTCGGCTAACTTAGTAAGTGAGTTTGAAACCGGTGATTTTGGTCATACCGTTATTTTTGGTGGTGAAGTGATTCGCACCAAATCTAATCAAGATCGCTACAACCCAGTATTTAGCACCTCAGGTAAAGACAAAGAAGACTTTGTTGTAGGCGCAGATGGCACGTTGAACTTTGATAACTTAACTGGTGTTAATGCCGCTGGTGATAACTTCACCGTAGCGTTTACCGATCTAAATGACGACACCCATGTTAAGCTAGATGTGTTCTCGGTTTACTTGCAGGACGAAATTGCCATCTCTGAGCATTTAGATCTTGTATTAGGTGCACGCTTTGATAGTTTCGATATTGAAGTTGATAACCTTAAAGCAAACGAAACTCGTACTCGTATCGACGAAGAAGTTTCACCGCGTGCAGGTCTTGTGTTTAAGCCTCAAGAGAATATCTCAATTTACGCCAGTTACAGTGAATCTTTCTTACCACGCAGTGGTGAGCAGTACACCGACATCGATGGAAACGATGACAAACTAGCACCAGATACCTACACCAACCAAGAAATTGGTATGAAGTGGGACTTTGAAAGTGGCTTAAGTTTTACTGCCGCAGCGTTTGAAAATACGCAAAGTTCACCACAAGTTTCAAACGAAGACTCATCAAAGTTAGTTATTATTGACCAAGAAATCACCGGTTTTGAATTACAGTTAGCTGGCCACGTGACCAAAGATTGGTTTGTATCGGCAAACTACAGCAACCTTGACGGTGAAATTGTTGACATCAATGGTCCTACTGGCAGAACACCGCGTGAGTTGCCAGAGCACACGTACTCGTTATGGACCACCTACCAAGTAACCCCTGTGTTTGGTTTAGGTTTTGGTGTAACGCATCAAGGTGAAAGCTACATTGATACTAAGAACGCGGCGACTTTGCCAAGCTACACGCGTTTTGATGCGTCAATGTACTATGACTTATCTGACGATTTACGTGTACAGTTAAACCTAGAAAACTTAACTGACGAAATTTACTTCCCGAATGCACATTCAACGCATCAGGTAACAGTCGGCGCACCAGCCAATGCTATGCTAACCATTATCGGTAGCTTGTAATTAACCACTGCTGACATTTGTATTATTAAAGACCGCTTCGGCGGTCTTTTTTTGCTCCGAAATTAGCTAACACAGCTTATCTTGTTGACGTCGTTAGCACGATGTTAGCTAAGTTTGCTACGCTTGTAGTCAGTCGAATTGATATCGTAGTTATCGTTCATAATTTTTTATTAACGAGTGATAAAGTAATGCAAGGTATATTCAATGCTTGGTGCTATGACGCAACTAGCCATTCCATCGCACTATCAAAATGCGAGGTGAAACCATTAGATAGTGGTGAAGTTAGGGTAAAAAATCTTTGTTTTGGCATTAATCCGGTTGATTGGAAGTTTATTGAGTCCAACCCCTTGGTTTGGCCAAACGGTCACATTCCCGGTGTTGATGGTGTCGGCGTGATCGTCGAGGTTGCTGACGATGTTGATAAATCACTCGCAGGTAAGCGCGTTGCTTATCATCAGTCGTTGGTACAGCTAGGGAGCTTTGCTG from Thalassotalea sp. Sam97 harbors:
- a CDS encoding TonB-dependent receptor — its product is MKFKLSTIATALLVSQTAFAESNNDIERVVVEGKYLSVNESNSVKSPTPILDVPQSLTIMTADDITERGITSIGDIIDYTPGVNTSQGEGHRDSVVFRGVRSTADFFMDGNRDDVQYYRSLYNVEQVEILRGPNALLFGRGGTGGILNRVSKKAQFDEGFTNYKAQVNSFGGYNLELDTNVASSKDSAVRINAMYEQLENHRDYFGGERMGFNPTARFELNSDTTVDVSYEYINHERFIDRGIATDADGQPIEALKDVVFADPSFNQQQLEAHVFRANVEHQFSDYVKGNFNAFYGDYDKLYQNFYAAGFDADADIVTLDGYVDTTQRDNLILSANLVSEFETGDFGHTVIFGGEVIRTKSNQDRYNPVFSTSGKDKEDFVVGADGTLNFDNLTGVNAAGDNFTVAFTDLNDDTHVKLDVFSVYLQDEIAISEHLDLVLGARFDSFDIEVDNLKANETRTRIDEEVSPRAGLVFKPQENISIYASYSESFLPRSGEQYTDIDGNDDKLAPDTYTNQEIGMKWDFESGLSFTAAAFENTQSSPQVSNEDSSKLVIIDQEITGFELQLAGHVTKDWFVSANYSNLDGEIVDINGPTGRTPRELPEHTYSLWTTYQVTPVFGLGFGVTHQGESYIDTKNAATLPSYTRFDASMYYDLSDDLRVQLNLENLTDEIYFPNAHSTHQVTVGAPANAMLTIIGSL